In Lewinellaceae bacterium, a single window of DNA contains:
- a CDS encoding helix-turn-helix transcriptional regulator, whose protein sequence is MFCRAEALDFRPCTAIRRNEQGDIKPSIEVVVNMAEALEVSLDYLVGQTSLEVDQQALSRLEEISTLPEEEKAVLYKVVDSLLRDFKTRKAYAS, encoded by the coding sequence TTGTTTTGTAGGGCAGAAGCTCTGGACTTCAGGCCGTGTACGGCGATACGTCGTAACGAACAAGGGGATATAAAACCGTCTATTGAAGTAGTAGTCAATATGGCTGAAGCCCTGGAAGTTTCCCTGGATTATCTCGTCGGGCAAACTTCCCTGGAGGTCGATCAACAGGCACTCAGCCGCCTGGAAGAGATTTCTACTTTACCGGAAGAGGAAAAAGCTGTACTCTACAAAGTAGTGGATTCGCTATTGAGGGATTTTAAAACACGAAAGGCCTACGCCTCCTGA
- a CDS encoding recombinase family protein, with amino-acid sequence MKKKHRTVIYMNLRSSNQNFNKQREGLIGYAKHSGLEVINEYLDITDSFSLENRLQLGQLMQAARHCQFDCVLVWKLDGFACNLSHLATALQEFDSLNIRFVSMQDQMDTNGSRSEIMLTTIKAMLNFKSTIHGERVRAGMIAAETKGKRIGRPKTPPHLIKVIEELARETNFSINRIREETANSVSYGTTCKIIKRVRDNER; translated from the coding sequence ATGAAAAAGAAACACCGGACGGTAATTTACATGAATCTCCGTTCTTCAAATCAAAACTTCAATAAGCAAAGGGAGGGGTTGATAGGGTATGCCAAACATTCTGGCCTTGAGGTCATTAATGAGTATCTGGATATTACCGATTCCTTTAGCCTAGAAAACCGCCTTCAATTAGGGCAATTGATGCAGGCAGCTCGACATTGCCAATTTGATTGTGTCCTGGTGTGGAAACTTGATGGTTTCGCTTGTAATTTGTCCCATCTGGCCACCGCTCTGCAAGAATTCGATTCTCTGAATATTCGCTTCGTCAGTATGCAAGATCAAATGGATACTAATGGCTCGAGGAGCGAAATCATGCTCACCACCATTAAAGCCATGTTGAACTTCAAATCTACTATTCACGGAGAACGGGTAAGAGCAGGCATGATAGCAGCTGAAACAAAAGGGAAGAGAATAGGGCGTCCGAAAACACCTCCTCACCTAATTAAAGTGATTGAAGAATTGGCAAGAGAAACGAACTTCAGTATTAATAGAATTAGAGAGGAAACTGCAAATTCCGTCAGCTATGGTACTACTTGCAAAATCATTAAACGGGTACGGGACAATGAAAGATAA
- a CDS encoding RHS repeat-associated core domain-containing protein → MAPAVAHRRRQRLWRSKSGSPGRSFGKNKYLYNGKELSTDYEINLYEYGARWYDPATSRFTSIDRFAEKYAFQSPYTYAANNPVKFIDVNGDSINVAAVASASPEEWAQTLSELQEFTGLELSIDKSGNMAYKKSEGKLSGSNKIRRQLGSNFGQRMVYNQFIVPSDRTNEYHAFSRSALRSLVAGKVPTGGYVKVPR, encoded by the coding sequence GTGGCGCCAGCTGTAGCGCACCGCCGTCGCCAGAGGCTATGGCGGTCAAAGAGCGGAAGTCCCGGACGTAGCTTCGGGAAGAATAAGTACTTGTATAATGGGAAGGAGCTTAGCACTGACTACGAAATCAACCTCTACGAGTACGGGGCGCGGTGGTATGATCCGGCCACGTCCCGCTTCACCTCCATCGACAGGTTCGCCGAGAAGTATGCTTTCCAGTCCCCGTACACCTACGCCGCCAACAACCCGGTTAAGTTCATCGATGTCAATGGGGATTCTATCAACGTAGCAGCAGTTGCATCAGCTAGTCCAGAAGAGTGGGCTCAAACACTTTCAGAGCTTCAGGAATTTACCGGCCTTGAATTGAGCATCGATAAGTCAGGAAACATGGCTTATAAAAAATCTGAGGGAAAACTATCCGGTAGTAATAAAATAAGGCGACAACTTGGTAGTAACTTTGGCCAAAGAATGGTTTATAACCAATTCATCGTGCCAAGTGATCGAACCAATGAATATCATGCTTTCTCAAGATCAGCACTAAGAAGTTTAGTAGCGGGTAAAGTTCCAACTGGTGGATACGTAAAAGTTCCAAGATGA
- a CDS encoding AAA family ATPase yields MNKTTFGRQHFILTKEHLRFEEFADACEQYRYIGLCYGKPGVGKSFSAWHYARWEVFKHYKLIDELDEKLEEGIKNCKAIYYSAPVANTPKRIAEYFDLHLLKFGNALAKVEGKANPTGLLREARYQCPLVIVDESDCLSYKSLEQLRHLYDEYGFGLILIGMPGFEKRLARYPQLYSRVGFAHEFRPLSADEMEFIFERNWQNLGLELDRNQFSDVEALKTIARVTNGNFRLIHRIFTQINRIQQINKFQRITQEVVLAARNCLVIGQA; encoded by the coding sequence ATGAATAAAACAACTTTTGGCCGGCAGCACTTCATCCTTACCAAAGAACACTTGCGTTTTGAAGAATTTGCCGACGCCTGTGAGCAGTATCGGTATATCGGCCTTTGCTATGGAAAACCCGGTGTAGGCAAATCATTTTCGGCTTGGCATTACGCCAGGTGGGAAGTATTTAAACATTACAAGCTGATTGATGAACTGGATGAAAAGCTTGAAGAAGGCATTAAAAACTGCAAAGCTATTTATTACTCCGCCCCGGTTGCCAATACTCCAAAACGGATTGCAGAATATTTTGACCTGCACCTACTCAAATTTGGGAATGCATTGGCTAAAGTAGAGGGCAAGGCGAATCCTACTGGATTACTTCGAGAGGCAAGGTATCAATGCCCACTTGTAATTGTAGATGAAAGTGACTGCTTGAGTTATAAGTCATTGGAACAACTTCGCCACCTTTATGATGAATATGGTTTTGGCTTGATTTTAATTGGCATGCCGGGCTTCGAAAAGCGCTTGGCTCGTTATCCTCAACTCTATTCCAGGGTGGGCTTTGCACACGAATTTCGCCCTTTAAGTGCAGATGAAATGGAATTTATCTTTGAGCGCAATTGGCAAAACCTGGGATTGGAATTAGATAGAAACCAATTTTCTGATGTAGAAGCGCTCAAAACCATTGCTCGTGTTACGAATGGTAACTTTCGGCTTATCCACCGCATTTTTACTCAAATCAACCGCATTCAACAAATCAATAAGTTTCAACGCATTACTCAGGAAGTAGTCCTTGCTGCCCGAAATTGCCTGGTTATTGGACAGGCTTAA
- a CDS encoding DDE-type integrase/transposase/recombinase, protein MEALKKFKLIKPHLEQGIPLTHIAQEKQVPLRTMRRWAKRYREHGLSGLEAKPRCDKNRRRSVSEELEQMARAFALQKPRLNIATIHRKIAALAKQQGQAAPKYNVIYDIVQKMDPRLIALAHEGSVAYRNKYELIYRRETSCVNEIWQADHTLLDILLVDEKGNPTKPWLTIIEDDYSRAISGYYLSFDYPCAVNTALALRQAIWRKDNPQWQVCGIPEILYTDNGGDFISEHIEKVCASLKIRMINSIPGRPQGKGRVERFFLTLLQQLLEELPGYAPGDATRAKASLALEQFSVKLEDFIIHTYHQTPHSVTGVPPIERWLGDGFLPQLPESLEQLDLLLLTVPKSRKVHRDGIRFKQFRYMSPTLAAFVGEQVTVRYDPRDLAEIRVYLDGEFICPAICQDIAGQVVSLKEIKKARQKVKRGLRKEINDAKQLLRDTHNSSEPSPETSTIKKKSRLKLYRNE, encoded by the coding sequence ATGGAAGCGCTAAAAAAGTTCAAGCTCATCAAGCCTCATTTAGAACAGGGCATTCCTCTTACTCACATTGCTCAGGAAAAGCAGGTGCCGCTTAGAACCATGCGGCGTTGGGCCAAGCGATATCGAGAGCATGGGCTTTCTGGCTTGGAAGCTAAACCGCGATGTGATAAAAATAGGCGCCGTTCTGTATCTGAGGAGTTGGAACAGATGGCCCGTGCCTTTGCCCTACAAAAGCCGCGGTTGAACATTGCCACTATTCATCGCAAAATAGCTGCCCTTGCCAAACAACAAGGACAAGCTGCTCCGAAATACAATGTCATCTACGACATTGTTCAAAAGATGGACCCTAGATTGATTGCCCTGGCCCATGAGGGAAGCGTTGCTTATCGGAACAAATATGAACTAATCTACCGGCGAGAAACCTCTTGCGTTAATGAAATTTGGCAAGCTGACCACACATTACTGGATATATTGTTAGTGGATGAAAAAGGGAATCCAACTAAGCCTTGGCTAACTATTATTGAAGATGATTACAGCCGTGCCATAAGCGGGTATTATCTTTCCTTTGATTATCCCTGTGCTGTCAATACGGCTTTAGCATTGCGGCAAGCGATCTGGAGAAAGGACAACCCCCAATGGCAAGTTTGCGGTATTCCCGAGATACTTTATACAGATAACGGCGGCGATTTTATCTCTGAACATATTGAAAAAGTGTGCGCTTCCTTAAAAATTCGGATGATTAATTCCATTCCAGGCAGGCCCCAGGGAAAAGGCAGAGTAGAACGTTTTTTTCTGACTTTGCTCCAGCAATTGTTAGAAGAGTTGCCAGGCTATGCGCCCGGAGATGCTACCAGAGCAAAAGCTAGCCTGGCTTTAGAACAATTTTCTGTAAAACTGGAGGATTTTATTATTCATACCTATCACCAAACGCCTCATAGTGTAACCGGAGTGCCGCCCATTGAGCGATGGTTGGGGGATGGGTTTCTACCGCAATTGCCTGAATCGCTTGAGCAATTGGATTTACTGCTATTGACGGTGCCAAAATCCAGAAAAGTGCACCGGGATGGGATTCGGTTCAAGCAATTTCGTTACATGAGCCCCACCCTGGCAGCCTTTGTCGGAGAGCAGGTAACGGTTCGATACGACCCCAGAGATTTGGCGGAAATTCGAGTCTATCTGGATGGAGAATTTATCTGCCCGGCTATCTGCCAGGATATTGCCGGCCAGGTTGTTAGCCTCAAAGAAATCAAAAAGGCGCGACAGAAGGTAAAACGTGGCCTACGAAAAGAAATTAACGATGCCAAGCAACTGTTAAGAGATACCCATAATTCTTCCGAACCCAGTCCTGAAACGAGCACAATTAAGAAGAAGAGCCGATTGAAACTGTACAGAAATGAATAA
- a CDS encoding recombinase family protein: MLIGYARVSTFDQNLDLQQDALKKAGCDRVIVDTASGKNAERPGLNTIKEILRQGDTLVVWRLDRLGRSLQGLIGWINYLDQKEVAFRSLQESIDTTTPTGKLVFHIFGALAEFERHLIQERTQAGLAAARARGRLGGRPMSLNEDKRKTVAQLYEDGKLQVMEICEMFGISKPTLYKYVAEAKANKMNSAK; the protein is encoded by the coding sequence ATGTTAATTGGATATGCCAGGGTTTCCACTTTTGATCAAAACTTGGACTTACAACAAGATGCTTTGAAAAAAGCAGGCTGTGACCGAGTCATTGTTGACACCGCCTCAGGGAAGAATGCCGAACGTCCCGGGTTGAATACCATAAAAGAAATCTTACGCCAGGGAGATACCCTGGTGGTATGGAGGCTGGATAGGCTGGGCCGCTCCCTCCAAGGCCTCATCGGATGGATCAATTATTTGGACCAGAAAGAGGTTGCTTTTCGAAGCTTACAGGAATCCATCGATACTACTACCCCTACGGGTAAACTGGTTTTTCACATCTTTGGAGCCTTAGCAGAATTTGAGCGGCATCTCATTCAGGAAAGGACGCAAGCAGGTTTAGCTGCTGCCCGTGCCAGAGGAAGGCTAGGAGGAAGGCCCATGTCTTTGAATGAGGATAAACGCAAAACAGTGGCCCAGCTCTATGAAGATGGTAAATTACAGGTAATGGAAATTTGTGAAATGTTCGGAATCTCCAAACCTACCTTATATAAATATGTGGCAGAGGCAAAAGCCAATAAAATGAATAGTGCCAAATAA